In Vicugna pacos chromosome 10, VicPac4, whole genome shotgun sequence, the following proteins share a genomic window:
- the LOC116277917 gene encoding olfactory receptor 2AG2-like, with the protein MEHRNATLGSGFTLMGILNDSRYPELLCAMISVLYVLAVTGNGLLLLVITVDARLHVPMYLLLGQLSLMDLLFTSVVTPKAVVDFLLSDTTISFGGCALQMFLALTLGGAEDLLLAFMAYDRYVAICHPLNYMVLMRPRVCWLMIATPWVLASLNAVGHTLYTMHFPFCMSRKIKHLLCEIPLLLKLACADASSYELMVYVTGVTFLLPPLAAILASYTLILYTVLHMPSNEGRQKALVTCSSHLTVVGMFYGAAMFMYILPSSLHSPKQDNIISVFYTIVTPALNPLIYSLRNKEVMGALRRVLGKYMLRTHVTI; encoded by the coding sequence ATGGAGCACCGGAACGCCACCCTGGGAAGTGGCTTCACATTGATGGGGATTCTGAATGACAGTAGGTATCCTGAGCTGCTCTGTGCCATGATCTCAGTCCTGTATGTGTTGGCCGTGACCGGCAATGGCCTGCTGCTCCTGGTCATCACAGTGGATGCCCGGCTCCATGTGCCCATGTACCTCTTGCTGGGGCAGCTCTCCCTCATGGATCTCCTCTTCACATCTGTTGTCACTCCCAAGGCCGTTGTGGACTTTCTGCTCAGTGACACCACCATCTCCTTTGGGGGATGTGCCCTTCAGATGTTCCTGGCACTGACACTGGGTGGCGCAGAGGACCTCCTACTGGCCTTCATGGCCTATGACAGGTATGTGGCCATTTGTCATCCTCTGAACTACATGGTCCTCATGAGGCCGAGGGTCTGCTGGCTCATGATAGCCACACCCTGGGTCCTGGCATCCCTGAATGCTGTAGGACATACCTTGTATACCATGCACTTCCCTTTCTGCATGTCCCGGAAAatcaagcacttgctctgtgAGATACCACTTCTGCTGAAGCTGGCCTGTGCAGATGCCTCCAGTTATGAGCTCATGGTGTATGTGACAGGTGTGACTTTCCTCTTGCCCCCTCTTGCTGCTATCCTTGCCTCCTACACACTAATCTTATACACTGTGCTCCACATGCCTTCAAATGAAGGGAGGCAGAAAGCCCTGGTCACCTGCTCTTCCCACCTGACTGTGGTCGGGATGTTCTATGGAGCTGCCATGTTCATGTACATCCTGCCTAGTTCCCTCCACAGCCCCAAGCAGGACAACATCATCTCTGTCTTCTACACGATTGTCACGCCAGCCCTGAACCCCCTCATCTATAGCCTGAGGAATAAGGAGGTCATGGGGGCCTTGAGGAGGGTCCTGGGAAAATATATGTTACGAACACACGTCACCATCTAG
- the LOC102538915 gene encoding olfactory receptor 2D3-like → MGEENHTYVTEFVFLGLSQDPQTQVLLFFLFLIIYLLTVLGNLLIIVLTHVDSRLHTPMYFFLRNLSFADLCFSTTTVPQVLAHFLVRRKAISFAGCSTQIVVLLLVGCTECALLAVMSYDRYVAVCKPLHYSTIMTHWVCVQMAIGSWASGALVSLVDTTFTLWLPYRGNSIINHFFCEPPALLKLALADTYSTEMAIFAMGVAILLAPVSLILISYWNIISTVIRMQSGEGRLKAFSTCGSHLIVVILFYGSAIFAYMRPNSKIMNERDKVISVFYSAVTPMLNPIIYSLRNKDVKEALRRVQNSLFESGNL, encoded by the coding sequence ATGGGAGAAGAAAACCACACTTACGTGACTGAATTTGTCTTCCTGGGCCTTTCGCAGGATCCACAGACACAAGTCctgctcttcttcctttttctgatcATCTACCTGCTGACTGTGCTGGGAAATCTGCTCATCATTGTGCTCACTCACGTAGACTCCAGGCTCCATacacccatgtactttttccttaGAAACTTGTCCTTTGCTGATCTCTGTTTTTCTACTACCACAGTTCCCCAGGTGCTAGCCCACTTCCTGGTAAGAAGGAAGGCCATTTCCTTTGCTGGATGCTCAACACAGATAGTTGTTTTACTGCTGGTTGGGTGTACTGAGTGTGCACTACTGGCAGTGATGTCctatgaccgctacgtggccGTCTGCAAGCCGCTGCACTACTCCACCATCATGACACATTGGGTATGTGTCCAGATGGCCATAGGGTCCTGGGCCAGTGGAGCGCTTGTGTCTCTGGTGGACACCACATTCACACTGTGGCTGCCCTACAGAGGGAACAGTATCATTAACCATTTTTTTTGTGAGCCCCCTGCCCTCCTGAAGCTGGCTTTAGCTGACACCTACAGCACAGAAATGGCCATCTTTGCAATGGGTGTGGCCATCCTCCTAGCTCCTGTCTCCCTAATCCTCATCTCCTACTGGAATATCATCTCCACTGTGATCCGGATGCagtctggggaggggaggctcaAGGCTTTCTCTACCTGTGGCTCCCATCTCATTGTTGTTATCCTCTTCTATGGGTCAGCCATATTTGCCTACATGAGACCAAACTCCAAAATAATGAATGAAAGAGATAAAGTGATCTCTGTGTTCTATTCAGCAGTGACACCCATGCTGAACCCTATCATTTATAGTCTGAGGAACAAGGATGTCAAAGAGGCTCTCAGGAGAGTGCAAAACAGTCTTTTTGAAAGTGGAAATCTCTAA